In one window of Leptospira sp. WS92.C1 DNA:
- a CDS encoding long-chain fatty acid--CoA ligase, with product MKSTMMNYQLTIPAILQRAKEIHPEKQIVTKMNDESIHRYSYGEFYTRVRRLMDALQKAGIKPGDRVATFGMNHYRHLEVYFAAPSMGAVLHTLNVRLFPEQLVYIVNDAEDSIIFVDKSLSKTLSDLLSQFKKKPKFVIMDDLEAMEAAPLADAIDYEEFLKNGNDSSLPLPEVDENKASGMCYTSGTTGNPKGVVYSHRSVYLHSMSICMSDSLGVCEKETVLPVVPMFHANAWGIPFACVMTGATLVFPGKHLLGHALASLLEQEKVSIAAGVPTIWNVLYQHLKKNSYDLSKLHTMIVGGSAAPLSMIEGFKKDFGIQILHAWGMTELSPVGTVCRLRTTMKDWNESEKMHFLAKQGPAVAGVELRGIDDQGRDIPKDGKTPGELIVRGPWVTVEYYGNPSQESFTEDGWFKTGDVVTIDEHSYIQITDRKKDLIKTRGEWISSVEMESQVLKASGVLEAAVVAKPDEIRGEVPVVFVVPKEGESIDKKSVLGVLKENFANWQLPNLEDIQVIDVIPKTSVGKFDKKVLRTRF from the coding sequence ATGAAATCGACAATGATGAATTATCAACTTACCATTCCCGCTATTTTACAAAGGGCAAAAGAAATTCATCCTGAAAAACAGATCGTGACAAAGATGAACGACGAGTCGATTCATCGATATTCGTATGGGGAATTTTATACTCGAGTCAGAAGGTTGATGGACGCGCTTCAAAAGGCGGGGATCAAACCGGGGGATCGGGTCGCGACGTTCGGAATGAATCACTATCGGCATCTCGAGGTGTATTTCGCGGCCCCGTCGATGGGAGCGGTGCTTCATACGTTGAACGTTCGACTGTTTCCGGAACAACTCGTCTATATCGTCAACGACGCAGAAGATTCTATCATCTTTGTGGATAAGAGTCTGAGTAAGACTCTCAGTGACTTACTTTCCCAGTTTAAAAAAAAGCCGAAGTTTGTGATCATGGACGACCTTGAGGCGATGGAAGCGGCTCCGCTTGCGGATGCGATCGATTATGAGGAATTCTTAAAGAACGGAAACGATTCTTCTTTGCCCTTGCCGGAAGTGGATGAGAACAAAGCATCGGGGATGTGTTATACTTCGGGGACGACTGGAAATCCAAAGGGTGTGGTTTACAGTCATCGCTCTGTTTATCTTCACAGCATGTCGATTTGTATGTCGGACAGTTTGGGGGTTTGCGAAAAAGAAACCGTTCTTCCGGTTGTTCCAATGTTTCACGCGAACGCATGGGGAATTCCTTTTGCCTGCGTGATGACGGGGGCCACGCTTGTATTTCCCGGCAAACATTTGTTAGGTCATGCGTTAGCCTCTTTGTTAGAACAGGAAAAAGTGAGTATCGCCGCCGGAGTTCCCACAATCTGGAACGTACTCTATCAACATCTGAAAAAGAATTCGTACGATCTCAGTAAGTTACACACGATGATTGTGGGAGGGTCTGCGGCTCCGCTTTCGATGATCGAAGGGTTTAAAAAAGATTTCGGGATTCAAATTCTTCATGCATGGGGAATGACTGAACTTTCCCCCGTGGGGACCGTATGCAGACTTCGAACTACGATGAAAGATTGGAACGAATCGGAAAAGATGCATTTTCTCGCTAAACAAGGACCAGCGGTTGCGGGAGTGGAACTCAGGGGAATCGACGATCAGGGAAGGGACATTCCCAAAGATGGAAAAACTCCGGGCGAATTGATCGTAAGGGGACCCTGGGTTACTGTGGAATATTACGGAAATCCGAGTCAGGAATCCTTTACGGAAGACGGATGGTTTAAAACCGGCGACGTAGTCACGATCGACGAACACAGTTATATTCAGATCACGGATCGAAAAAAGGATTTGATCAAAACGAGGGGCGAATGGATTTCCAGCGTGGAAATGGAAAGTCAAGTTCTCAAAGCCTCGGGAGTTTTGGAAGCGGCAGTCGTCGCAAAACCGGATGAGATTCGGGGAGAGGTTCCGGTCGTGTTTGTGGTTCCGAAAGAAGGAGAAAGCATTGATAAGAAATCGGTTCTTGGAGTTTTAAAGGAGAATTTTGCGAACTGGCAGTTGCCGAATTTGGAAGATATCCAGGTGATTGACGTGATTCCGAAAACGAGTGTAGGAAAGTTTGATAAAAAGGTCCTGCGCACGAGGTTTTGA
- a CDS encoding DUF1564 domain-containing protein has protein sequence MGYLLLNEDHEIHSPLQKDRLETVTLLIPEATLLRFSEGNVRALPKKIPGLLRTYGKYLTTTKRLGNQAGKTLYQPSPGKQKMKRINVRLSTGSWTFLGTLAQAHGVSRCYLFNYLLWLEELGVGDSIVETMNAGVPTFHRYYSYILHLDLIHNRVSRKLKCEPDSLFYTLDYRDWFSR, from the coding sequence ATGGGATACTTGTTGTTAAATGAAGATCATGAGATTCATTCTCCGCTCCAGAAAGATCGTTTGGAAACGGTTACTTTGTTGATTCCGGAAGCAACTCTACTTCGATTTAGCGAAGGGAATGTGAGAGCGCTTCCGAAAAAAATTCCCGGATTGTTGCGAACCTATGGAAAGTATCTGACCACGACGAAGCGTCTTGGAAATCAGGCAGGAAAGACATTGTATCAGCCGAGCCCCGGAAAGCAGAAAATGAAACGAATCAACGTTCGGCTGAGCACCGGAAGTTGGACGTTTTTAGGAACGCTTGCGCAGGCACATGGAGTATCCCGCTGTTATCTTTTTAATTATCTTCTCTGGTTGGAAGAATTGGGAGTCGGAGATTCTATCGTGGAAACCATGAATGCGGGAGTTCCCACTTTTCACAGATATTACAGTTATATCCTCCACCTCGACTTGATTCACAATCGAGTTTCCCGTAAACTCAAATGCGAACCGGATTCCTTATTCTACACTTTAGATTATCGAGATTGGTTTTCCCGCTAA
- a CDS encoding cag pathogenicity island protein CagA, whose amino-acid sequence MRGWVPFIFFFLWIPSLIFSQNKPSKIYVHKLAVQGNFNAGLENRFRNGIINSILKNFEGKYAIADDESLAILYKQVEALQKISCSDEICIKQIADAIDANEVISGNISSKNGLIYISLRNQTRDSKTLLYSIKSTFQMEFPEFLLDYYAGESGKKLLDPRYNLDLSQAPASTTGNMSVAFLKIKPIPGTNLNSMEFKTSDKILEGVLEEIRDELDQAGKLTLSKDYSESTKIYDRILKAFTDRLSEESLKKLEPFVKKIQTSITNNYSLEYKEKINDLDRNLFESDSQNPTDMEKNLHDYIFLGEEYFKNVPEKHKQIQIQQSIQERKDKVELALFSLKEREADQAYSNFDFSLSSKLYRNLLNELISKTGTSYQILRETIEKKAEASEKTGRSHLTNRLETLYLLIEKEFTAEALSPTEDEKEEHENRIHQTFQEGILTLAKSEFSTPSQMERIKREIKRINQKLNNPISIQEQLDHLLHEGLETKNPTQILNSHRLGADWDSKTGLFWGSAKSKLKELLETAVKRSNPNGEFKKLFTIHFREEISTPAIREKVKPQPSTISKPAFEKKKIKNQSLPANPFWDSSEGSYNWYQANQICSSRDLRLPTIEELENSYESGETESWISNDKDKRYWSSTISMGENGAYNLDVYKGEIRWDHLGNYAGVRCLK is encoded by the coding sequence ATGCGCGGTTGGGTTCCCTTCATTTTCTTTTTTTTATGGATTCCATCCTTGATTTTTTCGCAGAATAAACCTTCTAAAATTTACGTTCACAAACTCGCCGTGCAAGGAAATTTCAACGCGGGTTTGGAAAACCGTTTTCGAAACGGAATCATCAATTCGATCCTGAAAAATTTCGAAGGAAAATATGCGATCGCGGATGACGAATCCCTGGCGATTCTCTACAAACAAGTGGAAGCGCTTCAAAAGATAAGTTGTTCGGATGAAATTTGTATCAAACAAATCGCGGACGCAATCGACGCAAACGAAGTGATCTCCGGAAACATCTCTTCTAAAAACGGCCTCATCTATATTTCTCTCCGAAATCAAACCAGAGATTCGAAAACATTGCTCTATTCGATCAAATCCACGTTTCAAATGGAATTTCCTGAATTTCTTTTGGACTATTACGCCGGTGAATCCGGAAAAAAACTTCTGGATCCAAGATACAATTTGGATTTAAGTCAAGCTCCCGCTTCCACGACGGGAAATATGAGCGTCGCATTTTTAAAAATCAAACCGATTCCGGGTACCAATCTCAATTCTATGGAATTCAAAACCTCGGACAAAATACTAGAGGGTGTTCTGGAAGAGATCAGGGACGAGTTGGATCAGGCAGGAAAACTTACGCTTTCAAAGGATTATTCGGAATCGACTAAGATCTATGATCGAATCCTAAAAGCGTTTACTGATCGGCTTTCGGAAGAATCCCTCAAAAAATTAGAACCCTTCGTCAAGAAAATCCAAACAAGCATCACAAACAATTACAGTTTGGAATATAAGGAAAAGATAAATGACCTTGATCGAAATCTTTTCGAATCCGATAGCCAGAACCCTACGGATATGGAAAAGAACCTCCACGATTATATTTTTCTTGGAGAAGAATATTTCAAAAATGTTCCGGAAAAACACAAACAGATTCAAATCCAACAGAGCATTCAGGAAAGAAAGGATAAGGTGGAATTGGCTTTATTTTCCTTAAAAGAAAGGGAAGCGGATCAGGCATATTCCAATTTCGATTTTTCTCTTTCTTCCAAACTTTATCGGAATTTATTAAACGAACTCATCTCGAAAACCGGAACCTCTTATCAAATCCTCAGAGAAACGATCGAGAAAAAGGCGGAAGCATCCGAAAAAACAGGGCGATCTCATTTGACCAATCGATTGGAAACCCTCTATCTTCTGATCGAAAAAGAATTCACCGCCGAAGCATTGAGTCCGACGGAAGACGAAAAAGAGGAACATGAAAATCGAATTCACCAAACATTTCAAGAAGGAATTCTAACGTTGGCAAAGTCCGAATTTTCGACTCCTTCTCAAATGGAACGAATCAAAAGAGAAATCAAACGAATCAATCAAAAGTTAAACAATCCTATCTCGATTCAAGAACAGTTGGACCATCTTTTACACGAAGGACTCGAAACCAAAAATCCTACGCAGATTCTCAACAGTCATCGACTCGGGGCGGATTGGGATTCTAAAACAGGACTTTTTTGGGGTTCCGCAAAATCCAAACTCAAAGAGCTCTTAGAAACCGCCGTAAAGCGTTCCAATCCGAACGGAGAATTTAAAAAACTGTTTACGATTCATTTTCGTGAGGAAATTTCCACCCCCGCGATCCGCGAAAAAGTCAAACCTCAGCCTTCTACCATTTCCAAACCAGCGTTTGAAAAAAAGAAAATCAAAAATCAATCCTTGCCGGCCAATCCATTTTGGGATTCTTCCGAAGGTAGTTATAACTGGTATCAGGCGAATCAGATTTGTAGTTCCAGAGATCTCAGACTCCCCACGATCGAAGAATTAGAAAATTCTTATGAAAGCGGAGAAACGGAATCTTGGATTTCAAACGATAAAGATAAGCGGTATTGGTCTTCTACAATTTCCATGGGGGAAAACGGAGCATACAATCTAGACGTCTATAAGGGTGAAATTCGCTGGGATCATTTGGGAAATTATGCAGGCGTTCGTTGTCTGAAATAA
- a CDS encoding TlpA family protein disulfide reductase: MKRFLFIFSIFIFSLGTSCSETVSNFAFFNLREKRMILSESLKEFSKDDILILNFTGSTCKPCKEQVPILLNLTQKSNSSPTQKGRVFLWIIFVGDDFQTGREYSHFLNLEKHAEVLVDPLSSSYSQAGIIGLPTVLIINSKQEIIFKTEGYNEPGTEAFRNFMTSFFKNGK; this comes from the coding sequence ATGAAGCGATTTCTTTTTATTTTTTCGATTTTTATTTTTTCTTTGGGAACCTCTTGTTCCGAAACAGTTTCTAATTTTGCATTTTTTAATCTTAGAGAGAAGAGAATGATACTTTCCGAGTCTTTAAAAGAATTTTCCAAAGACGATATTCTTATTTTGAATTTCACGGGATCCACTTGTAAACCTTGTAAGGAACAGGTCCCGATTCTTTTAAATTTGACACAGAAATCAAATTCTTCCCCTACTCAAAAAGGTCGGGTTTTTTTATGGATCATTTTTGTAGGAGACGACTTTCAAACCGGAAGGGAATATTCTCATTTTCTAAATTTAGAGAAACACGCCGAAGTTTTGGTGGATCCTTTGTCTTCGAGTTATTCCCAGGCCGGAATCATAGGTCTTCCTACTGTTCTAATTATCAATTCGAAACAAGAAATCATTTTTAAAACGGAGGGATATAACGAACCCGGGACGGAAGCGTTCCGTAATTTTATGACTTCTTTTTTTAAAAACGGTAAGTGA
- a CDS encoding DNA-3-methyladenine glycosylase, with protein MEKDKELHSIFLKYGYPPFWSRKPNFETLIHIILEQQVSLSSAKAALEKLKKKIGPITAKRVILLSDKELRECYFSRQKTAYARSLAEAVLTKQIVFSKLNALSDDLVRERLTKIKGIGNWTVDVYLLMALHRTDIFPIGDLAMINSLKKVKRLPAENSQERILKLSEKWKPYRSIATMFLWHSYLEEKKEKVRMNSILPFRTILEQSLIF; from the coding sequence ATGGAAAAAGACAAGGAATTACATTCCATATTTCTAAAATACGGATATCCGCCCTTTTGGAGTCGTAAACCCAATTTTGAAACCCTCATTCATATCATTCTAGAACAACAAGTATCTCTATCTTCCGCAAAGGCCGCTCTGGAAAAACTCAAAAAAAAGATCGGTCCGATCACAGCCAAAAGGGTGATTTTGTTAAGCGACAAGGAACTCAGGGAATGTTATTTTAGCAGACAAAAAACCGCCTACGCGAGAAGTCTCGCGGAGGCGGTTCTCACGAAACAAATCGTCTTTTCTAAGTTAAACGCCCTCTCCGACGATCTCGTTCGGGAACGGCTCACAAAGATCAAGGGAATCGGAAACTGGACGGTGGACGTTTATCTTCTCATGGCGCTGCATCGGACTGATATTTTTCCGATCGGAGATTTGGCGATGATCAATTCCCTAAAAAAAGTAAAACGACTTCCAGCAGAAAATTCTCAGGAGAGAATTTTAAAACTTTCTGAAAAATGGAAGCCCTATCGTTCGATCGCGACGATGTTTCTCTGGCATTCTTATTTGGAGGAAAAAAAAGAAAAAGTTAGAATGAATTCGATTTTACCGTTCCGAACAATATTAGAACAATCTTTGATTTTCTGA
- a CDS encoding TCR/Tet family MFS transporter has protein sequence MNSQRPAALGFIFVTILIDVIGFGIIIPVLPKLIQELTHGTLSEAAWYGGLLMFAYSLVQFVCAPFVGGLSDRFGRRPILLASLFGFTLDYLFLAFAPTIFWLFVGRVIAGIMGASFTTGYAYIADISPPEKRAQNFGILGAAFGLGFIIGPVIGGTLGQFGPRAPFLAAGALTLINWMFGFFILPESLSQENRRKFEWKKANPIGSLLQLKRYPMILGLVVAFFLINTAAHAVQGTWNYYTMEKFQWDEAMVGYSLGVVGLVYAITQGGLIRVILPVLGQNRSIYLGLALSAIGYALFAVSTQSWMMYLSIIPYCFGGIAMPPLQGIMSSQVPANEQGELQGALTSLISVTAIIGPIFMTWLFSYFTAQGAPVYSPEAPLWVGTFLTMLSLWIAAGALRKHHS, from the coding sequence ATGAATTCTCAGCGTCCCGCCGCGTTAGGCTTTATCTTTGTCACCATACTCATAGACGTTATCGGTTTTGGAATCATCATTCCTGTTTTGCCGAAATTGATTCAAGAATTGACTCATGGAACCTTGAGCGAGGCCGCGTGGTACGGCGGTTTATTGATGTTCGCGTATTCTTTGGTTCAATTTGTATGCGCGCCCTTTGTGGGTGGTTTGAGTGATCGTTTTGGAAGAAGGCCGATTTTATTGGCGTCTTTGTTCGGATTTACTCTGGATTATTTGTTTTTAGCATTTGCTCCCACCATTTTTTGGCTTTTCGTAGGTCGTGTTATCGCGGGAATTATGGGGGCGAGTTTTACTACGGGTTACGCTTATATCGCGGATATCAGCCCTCCGGAAAAAAGGGCTCAGAATTTTGGAATCCTGGGTGCCGCCTTCGGTCTCGGGTTTATCATCGGACCTGTGATCGGAGGAACCTTGGGACAATTTGGTCCCAGAGCTCCCTTTTTAGCGGCCGGTGCACTGACTCTGATCAATTGGATGTTCGGATTTTTTATTCTCCCGGAATCCCTATCTCAGGAAAACCGCAGAAAGTTTGAATGGAAAAAGGCGAATCCGATCGGATCCCTGCTCCAGCTAAAACGTTATCCTATGATCTTAGGTCTGGTAGTTGCATTTTTTCTAATTAACACTGCGGCTCACGCAGTTCAGGGAACTTGGAATTACTATACTATGGAAAAATTTCAATGGGATGAGGCGATGGTCGGTTATTCTCTGGGAGTGGTCGGTCTTGTGTATGCCATTACACAAGGCGGTTTGATTCGAGTGATTCTTCCTGTTCTCGGTCAGAATCGAAGTATCTATTTAGGACTGGCTCTGAGCGCCATCGGTTACGCGTTGTTCGCCGTTTCAACTCAGAGTTGGATGATGTATTTATCGATTATTCCTTATTGTTTTGGGGGAATTGCGATGCCTCCTTTACAAGGAATCATGTCCTCACAGGTTCCTGCCAACGAACAGGGAGAATTGCAGGGTGCTCTTACGAGTTTGATCAGTGTGACCGCGATCATTGGTCCGATTTTTATGACTTGGCTTTTTTCTTATTTTACGGCGCAAGGAGCTCCTGTTTATTCTCCCGAAGCCCCGCTGTGGGTGGGCACGTTTCTTACGATGTTGAGTCTATGGATTGCCGCGGGGGCTTTGAGAAAACATCATTCTTAA
- a CDS encoding pirin family protein — protein MKIISGITKDLGDNFQVRRILPSIEARQVGPFVFVDHMGPVSITTGKELTVRSHPHIGLATITYLYDGVILHRDSLGTEMPIRPFEANWMTAGSGIAHSERSQLDSQYSFMEGIQTWVALPKESEEVNPEFFHLDREQIPIFTGNLWELRLVAGEFLGKRSPVKIYSSLFYADLEAIPGATGEWKIPVDQESALYVARGSVEVHGQKVQVGQMAVFELGEAVSFSSSEGSRAVLLGGVPLPERRYLWWNFVSTSLERIERAKLEWKEELFPSVPGETDRIPLPG, from the coding sequence ATGAAAATCATTTCCGGTATTACCAAGGATCTCGGTGACAATTTCCAGGTTCGTAGAATCCTTCCTTCGATTGAGGCTCGTCAGGTCGGGCCTTTTGTTTTTGTGGATCATATGGGTCCGGTTTCGATCACAACCGGAAAGGAACTTACGGTTCGTTCTCATCCTCATATCGGACTCGCAACGATTACGTATTTGTATGACGGAGTGATTTTGCATCGTGACAGTCTTGGAACGGAGATGCCGATCCGTCCTTTCGAAGCCAACTGGATGACCGCAGGTTCCGGGATTGCACACAGCGAGCGATCCCAATTGGATTCTCAGTATTCTTTTATGGAAGGAATTCAAACCTGGGTCGCCCTTCCCAAAGAATCGGAAGAGGTGAATCCTGAATTTTTTCATCTTGATCGTGAACAAATCCCGATTTTTACCGGAAATCTCTGGGAGCTCCGACTTGTGGCGGGGGAATTTTTGGGGAAACGTTCTCCGGTAAAAATTTATTCTTCTTTATTTTACGCGGACCTGGAGGCGATACCGGGAGCGACTGGGGAATGGAAAATTCCTGTCGATCAAGAATCCGCGTTGTATGTCGCGAGAGGAAGCGTCGAAGTCCATGGCCAGAAAGTGCAAGTGGGACAAATGGCAGTTTTTGAATTGGGGGAAGCGGTTTCATTCTCTTCTTCGGAAGGGAGCCGGGCTGTTCTTCTCGGAGGAGTTCCTCTTCCGGAACGCCGTTATCTTTGGTGGAATTTTGTTTCCACTTCTTTGGAGCGAATCGAAAGGGCCAAGTTGGAATGGAAAGAAGAGCTTTTTCCGTCCGTGCCCGGCGAAACGGATCGGATTCCATTGCCGGGGTGA
- a CDS encoding molybdopterin oxidoreductase family protein codes for MCGLRIEVEDGIISAIRGDKDDPFSRGHLCAKGPELKNLYEDPDRLKFPVKKTENGWVQVSWVEALSATAKALFEIQNKYGKDSVAVYNGNPSVHNYGSMLFGQRFSNRLKTKNHYSATSVDQLPHQLLSYWMFGHQLLIPIPDIDHTMYFLILGGNPFASNGSLMTVPDVKKRLKELQERGGKYVVVDPRKTETATHADEHVFIRPGADAFFLLAILNVFFEKNLIKPSDLYDPKELKFIAELASQYSPINVETVTGVSALTIERIALEFSSAKNAVCYGRIGVSTQPFGALCQWLINLVNIFSGNLDKTGGAMFTLPAVDPIDPKGALKSSPGSFNSFQTRVRKLPEFGEELPVSALSEEMLTPGEGQIKAFVSSAGNPVLSTPNGLKLEEGLKGLEFMVSIDFYINETTQHAHYILPPTSALEHDHYDLIFNVFAVRNTTKYAQPIFEPQPGMLHDWEIFTDLTKRLELLRSGKPLPETLITTKLDPASIIDFALRTGPYGEKGKHNRMLNIQLLKDNPHGIDLGPLASCFPERLLTPDKKIHLLPQPVIDDLSRLKKKFEEWSVKNENQFLLIGRRHLRNNNSWMHNMPKLMTGKNRCTLMIHPEDAESLGIGEEEEVQVESRVGKILIPTEITDEIMKGVVSIPHGFGHAKNGIHLKVAKQFAGVSINDLTDEKSIDELSGNAAFSGIPVSIRKQ; via the coding sequence ATGTGTGGTCTGAGAATCGAAGTCGAAGACGGAATCATTTCCGCCATCCGCGGCGACAAAGACGACCCTTTTAGCAGAGGCCATCTTTGCGCCAAAGGTCCCGAACTCAAAAATCTCTACGAAGATCCGGATCGCCTCAAATTCCCCGTCAAGAAAACGGAAAATGGCTGGGTCCAAGTTAGTTGGGTGGAGGCTCTTTCTGCGACTGCAAAAGCACTTTTTGAAATTCAAAACAAATACGGGAAAGATTCTGTTGCAGTCTACAATGGAAATCCGAGCGTTCATAACTACGGTTCCATGCTCTTCGGTCAGAGATTTTCCAATCGTCTCAAAACCAAAAATCATTATTCCGCGACTTCCGTGGATCAACTTCCTCATCAACTTCTTTCGTATTGGATGTTCGGCCATCAACTTTTGATTCCAATCCCCGACATCGATCACACTATGTATTTTCTCATTCTCGGCGGAAATCCGTTCGCCTCTAACGGAAGTCTGATGACCGTCCCCGACGTGAAAAAAAGACTAAAGGAACTTCAAGAGCGAGGCGGAAAATATGTGGTTGTCGACCCGAGAAAAACGGAAACGGCGACTCATGCGGACGAACACGTATTTATCCGCCCCGGTGCGGACGCTTTCTTTTTATTAGCGATTTTGAATGTGTTTTTTGAAAAGAATCTGATCAAACCTTCCGATCTATACGATCCGAAAGAATTGAAATTCATCGCGGAACTTGCTTCTCAGTATTCCCCGATCAATGTGGAAACAGTTACCGGAGTTTCCGCATTGACCATCGAGAGGATAGCTCTTGAGTTTTCTTCTGCTAAAAATGCGGTTTGTTACGGAAGAATCGGAGTTTCCACGCAACCTTTCGGCGCACTCTGTCAGTGGTTGATCAATCTTGTAAATATCTTCAGCGGGAATCTGGATAAAACCGGCGGGGCGATGTTCACACTCCCCGCAGTCGATCCGATCGATCCCAAAGGCGCTCTCAAAAGTTCACCGGGGAGTTTTAATTCTTTTCAGACACGCGTGAGAAAACTTCCAGAATTCGGCGAAGAACTTCCCGTCTCCGCACTTTCCGAAGAGATGTTGACTCCGGGGGAAGGTCAGATCAAAGCCTTTGTCAGCTCTGCGGGAAATCCCGTCCTTTCCACTCCGAACGGCTTAAAACTCGAAGAAGGTCTCAAGGGTCTCGAATTCATGGTCTCTATCGATTTTTATATCAACGAAACCACGCAACACGCTCACTACATTCTTCCGCCAACCTCCGCTTTGGAACACGATCACTACGATTTGATTTTTAACGTATTCGCGGTTCGTAATACGACAAAGTATGCGCAACCCATTTTTGAACCGCAACCGGGAATGCTCCACGACTGGGAGATTTTCACCGATCTCACAAAACGACTCGAATTGTTGAGAAGCGGAAAACCTCTACCGGAAACATTAATCACCACAAAACTCGATCCCGCTTCGATTATCGATTTCGCACTCAGGACTGGGCCATACGGAGAAAAAGGAAAACACAATCGAATGCTCAACATTCAATTGTTAAAAGACAATCCTCACGGAATCGATCTCGGCCCCCTCGCCTCCTGTTTTCCGGAAAGACTTTTGACCCCGGACAAAAAAATTCATCTTCTTCCGCAACCCGTGATTGACGATCTTTCTCGTTTGAAAAAAAAGTTTGAGGAATGGTCCGTAAAAAACGAAAACCAGTTTCTTCTCATTGGAAGACGACATCTTCGAAATAATAATTCTTGGATGCACAACATGCCCAAGCTCATGACCGGAAAAAATCGATGTACTTTAATGATTCATCCGGAAGATGCAGAATCGCTCGGGATTGGTGAAGAAGAGGAAGTTCAGGTGGAATCCAGGGTCGGTAAAATTCTCATTCCGACCGAAATCACCGATGAAATTATGAAAGGAGTCGTGAGCATTCCTCACGGTTTTGGTCATGCAAAGAATGGGATTCATCTCAAAGTGGCGAAACAATTCGCGGGAGTCAGTATCAACGATCTCACCGATGAGAAATCAATCGATGAACTTTCGGGGAATGCTGCTTTTAGCGGAATTCCCGTAAGCATTCGAAAACAATGA